The Candidatus Omnitrophota bacterium DNA window CCATCCGTATTCACTATTATATCTGCGCCAAGAGCTAGGCTCTTTTCCAAGCCTCTCCTGAATGCCTCGGCCAACCCCCTATGCGAAGGCATGTCTACTATATAATCAACGCCCAGTTTTTTTGCGGTTTCAACGGTAGCATCGCCGCTCCCGTCATTTATGACTAATATTTTAATATCGTCGATACCTTTTATCCTTCTTGGTATGCTGTTTATAACTACCGGTAAAGTATTCTCTTCGTTATAACACGGTATCTGAACTACGAGTTTCATCTTTCACCTCTCAATTTAGTAAATCATTTTTCTAAAATAAACAAATTACTTCCAGCGCAAATATATGGAAAAAACTTTTCTAAAATATTACCCCATTTAACTGCAAGCTTGCTTTCGCCGTCATACGTATTTTTGTCTCTAAAGAAAGATGAAAATTCCACCAAAGAAAATGTATGATCTATCGGCTTATGAAGGACTACCCTATACCCTGCTTCATTAAATTTTGCCATTAATTTTTTCGGGGCAAAATATTTCTGATAATAATACACCTTCTTTTCTTTTGAAAAAATACTCCTTAAAAATGGAGATCTCTTCAGCCATACAATCGGGCTCTTAATGATAGTAAAAATATTTCTGTGAGGAACCGTTACAAGCGCTGTCCCCCCTTTTTTAAGCACCCTATACGCTTCCCTTAAGGCAGCATTCGGACCTTCTATGAAATGCTCAATCACCCCGAATGAGATATATGTATCTAAACTTTCGTCCTGAAACGGCAATGTCCTGACGTCGGCTGTGGCTAAACGAATATCGGGGTTGTAACTTTTCGCCTGCCTTATAGTAGGTTCGTTGTAATCGATACCTATTATATTGTAACCTTTGGAACGAAGATATCCCACCCACTGCCCCAGGCCGCATCCTGCTTCCAGCACTAATCCCTTTTTCGGAAGATAATTGAGATATACGTCGATTATCTTTTTGACTCTAGGATAATCGAATATTTCATTGATGGATTTAAGGTCCACCTTGCTCCAATTAAGTTCCCACGACTTCTTGGTATCTGATTCTATTTTCTTACAGAGCTCTCTTTGAATATCCATTTTTTATCTTTCAAATTCTGTCTGAATAACCGCCTGTTAGAGGCGTATACTGAAAAAGTGTTTTCTTTTGCCAGAGGCAGCATCTGAACCTTTCCGCCAGCCCCGGTAACAATTGCAACCCCAGCGGCGACGTCCCATAGCATTATATTATTTTCACGGTAAACATCCGCTCTGCCTGCCGCGACATAGGCTAGCGACAAAGCAGCGGACCCGATCAAACGGACTTTTTTATAGCTTTGAATTTGCTTGGTAAATTTTAATATACCGCCGGATGAAAAATCGGCGCTCACTGGAAAACCCGTACAAAGTACGGCGTTTGCTTCTTTGGAAACAGCGCTCACTCTTATCCGTCTTTGGTTCAAGAACGCAATTTTACCGGCTATGCCGGAAAAAAGTTCATTTTTATTGAAGTCGTAAATTACTCCCAACAAAGGCTCCTCGCCCCTCCACAGACCTACAGAAACGCAGCTTATAGGAATCCCGCGTAAAAAATTCATAGTTCCATCAAGCGGGTCAATAATCCAAAGAAAACGCTTTTCAGAATTTCCCGGCAGAAACCCTCTTTCTTCTGTAAGAATATCAAATTCAGATTTGGCTCTTAACATATTTACGATGATCTTTTCTGAATGTAAATCAGCGGAGATCTTTACATCTTTCCCGAGATCGGCCAGGATTTTATTGTCTTTTATTTTCGTCCGAGACAAAAACGCGCCGGCGCCGCGCGCCGCCTTT harbors:
- a CDS encoding class I SAM-dependent methyltransferase, which translates into the protein MDIQRELCKKIESDTKKSWELNWSKVDLKSINEIFDYPRVKKIIDVYLNYLPKKGLVLEAGCGLGQWVGYLRSKGYNIIGIDYNEPTIRQAKSYNPDIRLATADVRTLPFQDESLDTYISFGVIEHFIEGPNAALREAYRVLKKGGTALVTVPHRNIFTIIKSPIVWLKRSPFLRSIFSKEKKVYYYQKYFAPKKLMAKFNEAGYRVVLHKPIDHTFSLVEFSSFFRDKNTYDGESKLAVKWGNILEKFFPYICAGSNLFILEK
- a CDS encoding inositol monophosphatase family protein, producing MTREMHELEKWLFIAEKAARGAGAFLSRTKIKDNKILADLGKDVKISADLHSEKIIVNMLRAKSEFDILTEERGFLPGNSEKRFLWIIDPLDGTMNFLRGIPISCVSVGLWRGEEPLLGVIYDFNKNELFSGIAGKIAFLNQRRIRVSAVSKEANAVLCTGFPVSADFSSGGILKFTKQIQSYKKVRLIGSAALSLAYVAAGRADVYRENNIMLWDVAAGVAIVTGAGGKVQMLPLAKENTFSVYASNRRLFRQNLKDKKWIFKESSVRK